One window from the genome of Candidatus Binatota bacterium encodes:
- a CDS encoding glycosyltransferase family 2 protein, producing MKLVIQIPCYNEEQWLPATVAELPRVLRGVDEVEFLVVDDGSTDRTAEVAAELGVEHVVRVPVNQGLARAFSTGLDKALRLGADIIVNTDADNQYDAACIQQLVDPILRGEADMVVGDRAPSTLAHFSPIKKLLQAIGSAIVRGVSGTNVPDVTSGFRAFSREAALRMNVVSDFTYTLETIIQAGKKQLSVAHVAVGVNPDLRPSRLFTRTFTYLTKSLSTIVRIYALYEPLRFFSAIGLALLLAGSALGARFLYYYLTTGGEGHIQSLILVAVLLLAGFQTVLIGMVADLIGSSRRLLEDTLLRVRRLELGEAENGQRENGQRGKEQRAGR from the coding sequence GTGAAACTGGTCATACAGATACCCTGCTACAACGAGGAGCAATGGCTCCCAGCCACCGTGGCCGAGCTGCCGCGCGTGTTGCGCGGCGTAGACGAGGTGGAGTTTCTCGTTGTAGACGACGGCAGCACCGATCGCACGGCCGAGGTGGCCGCCGAGCTGGGTGTTGAGCACGTGGTCAGGGTGCCGGTAAACCAGGGCCTGGCGCGGGCTTTTTCGACCGGGCTCGACAAAGCGCTGCGGCTGGGCGCCGATATAATCGTTAACACCGACGCCGACAACCAGTACGACGCCGCCTGCATACAGCAGCTGGTCGATCCTATTCTCAGGGGCGAGGCCGACATGGTGGTGGGCGACCGCGCGCCCTCGACCCTGGCCCATTTCTCGCCGATCAAGAAGCTGTTGCAGGCGATCGGGTCGGCAATAGTACGCGGCGTGTCGGGCACCAACGTACCCGACGTGACCAGCGGTTTTCGCGCGTTTTCGCGCGAAGCGGCGCTGCGCATGAACGTGGTTTCGGACTTCACCTATACCCTGGAGACCATAATACAGGCGGGCAAAAAGCAGCTATCGGTTGCCCACGTGGCCGTGGGGGTCAACCCCGACCTGCGACCTTCACGGCTCTTTACGCGCACTTTTACCTACCTGACCAAGAGCCTGTCGACCATCGTGCGCATCTACGCATTGTACGAACCGCTGAGGTTTTTTTCGGCCATAGGACTGGCCCTGCTCCTTGCGGGTTCGGCCCTGGGCGCACGCTTTCTCTACTACTACCTCACCACGGGTGGCGAGGGACACATTCAATCGCTGATACTGGTAGCGGTCCTGTTGCTCGCTGGTTTCCAGACCGTGCTCATAGGCATGGTGGCCGACCTGATAGGTTCGAGTCGTCGATTGCTAGAAGACACCCTGCTCAGGGTGCGCCGGCTCGAGCTCGGCGAGGCGGAGAATGGCCAACGAGAGAATGGCCAACGCGGGAAAGAGCAGCGGGCGGGTAGATGA